A stretch of DNA from Verrucomicrobiaceae bacterium:
GGCGCTCATCGAGCTGCCGCGCGGAGTTGAGCGCGAGCGGGCATGCCGGGATGACTAGCCCACGCTGCAAAGCGGCGCGGACATCAAAATCTGCCATCGCGTGATTCATAGTGCGTGGGTTTGCCGAGTGAGGCACCACCGCGCTGAATCCACTGCGCGGCCCACTCGATGAGATCGCCCTCACTCACAAAGGGAGCCCCGAGCGTGACGACGGAGCGTGTGGCATTGCTCAGGAGTGCATCCGCAGCCTCCTGGCCGATGAGGCGTGGTGTTTTGCCAAAGAGCTCGCCGAGCTGCAGCGCGGTGTCACGCACAGAGAGTGTGCGAGTGCCTGTGAGGTTAAAAACTTGAGCAGGGGATGAAGCATGTGCCAGGGAGAGCAGGGATAGAGCATTGGCATCTCCCTGCCAGATGGTATTGAAGTGGCCCATCGTCACATCCACGGGCTCCTCTGCCCACACTTTGCGAGCAATGTCGATGAGCACGCCGTAGCGCAGATCACAGGCGTAATTGAGCCGGATCAGCGACACCGGTGTGCCGCGTGCGCGGCTGAAGTGCTCAAAGATTCGCTCACGGCCCAGGCAGCTCATGGCATACTCGCCCGCTGGCT
This window harbors:
- a CDS encoding NAD(P)-dependent oxidoreductase, yielding MSPRDLSDLEERLSRPTPAVIDLMRQVPGDFIVLGAAGKMGPSLARMIKRASEEAGTPRRVIAVSRFSSPGSMEAFTEHGIEVVARDLLDANAVAYLPGAANVIYMAGMKFGATGNESLTWAMNAWLPGIVCERYSRSRIVAFSTGNVYGLTPVDHGGSREEDAPQPAGEYAMSCLGRERIFEHFSRARGTPVSLIRLNYACDLRYGVLIDIARKVWAEEPVDVTMGHFNTIWQGDANALSLLSLAHASSPAQVFNLTGTRTLSVRDTALQLGELFGKTPRLIGQEAADALLSNATRSVVTLGAPFVSEGDLIEWAAQWIQRGGASLGKPTHYESRDGRF